The Erythrolamprus reginae isolate rEryReg1 chromosome 3, rEryReg1.hap1, whole genome shotgun sequence genome contains a region encoding:
- the LOC139165360 gene encoding PH domain leucine-rich repeat-containing protein phosphatase 1-like: protein MAAAALCSLCFATWRPPPPKWRFACCRSDTGVAGGSAVGRRPRSHRGAANGLGAGEAPAVRPRRLALTGGESGRPTALLGGSDTESFSPSTETASDRLDPYSGGGGSSSSSSSEADLARTAAKEEGAGSGPGWNQPSRPGDPHSDSPGKGKALRESSCPADGEAASPQQPPALYVQLHGETARRLESHEKPLQIQNDYLSQLGFRDLWRVQEVGMDSETGCLSSVSMQNLCQVIGELHSSRLFLTFLLWGPAGERQKPRHQAGAEGQLRVGAPDRRHWQRPAQL, encoded by the exons ATGGCGGCGGCGGCTCTCTGCTCCCTGTGCTTTGCAACCTGGAGACCACCGCCGCCGAAGTGGCGCTTCGCTTGCTGCAGATCGGACACCGGGGTGGCCGGGGGTAGCGCTG TCGGGAGAAGGCCCCGAAGCCATCGAGGGGCCGCCAATGGCTTGGGAGCCGGAGAGGCGCCGGCTGTCCGGCCCAGGCGCCTGGCTCTCACTGGAGGGGAGAGCGGCCGT CCCACCGCTCTCTTGGGGGGGTCGGATACCGAGAGTTTCAGCCCCAGCACCGAGACTGCCTCCGACCGCTTGGATCCTTATAGCGGAGGCGGAGGTTCTTCGTCGAGTTCTTCGTCGGAAGCGGATCTGGCGCGGACGGCGGCCAAAGAAGAAGGAGCGGGATCGGGGCCTGGGTGGAATCAGCCCTCCCGGCCAGGCGACCCGCATTCGGACTCCCCGGGCAAGGGCAAAGCTTTGCGGGAAAGTTCCTGCCCTGCTGATGGGGAAGCCGCCTCTCCGCAGCAGCCTCCGGCCTTGTACGTCCAGCTCCATGGGGAGACCGCCCGCCGGCTGGAATCGCACGAGAAGCCCCTGCAGATTCAAAACGACTACCTCTCGCAGCTGGGCTTCCGGGACCTGTGGCGGGTGCAGGAGGTGGGCATGGACTCGGAGACCGGCTGCCTCTCTTCCGTTTCTATGCAG AACCTCTGTCAAGTGAttggagagcttcattcttcacgcctttttctcaccttccttctttggggcccagcaggagagcgccagaaaccgcggcatcaggcaggagccgagggacagctgcgagtgggagccccagatcggaggcactggcagcgccccgcccagctgtag